The nucleotide sequence GGTTCGATTGTGTGTCCTTTTTCTTTGAAGAAGTCCAAATACATTTGTCTGATTTGGCCACTAGATAATTCTTTCATTAAAATTCTCCTTACCAAAAATAAAACACCGTTGCATTTAGAAGAGACGCCATTTAAGACGCGGTACCACTCTAATTGCAACGATGTTTCGTAACCACTTTTATTTCCTATAACGTAGGATTTGCGTTTGACATTTACCTTTGAGGATAGCACCAACAGTCATCAATCGTTTTTCACAGCAACCAAAACGTTTCTGAAAATGATTAACTGTTAGCATGTTCCTCGGTCACAAAAATTATACGTTTTTGTGAAAATGATGTCAATGCCTGTTCTAATGGTAACGCGTTGAACTTTGCTTTCTTTGTTTCCGCTTAGCACGCTGATCTTCGCGCTTCTTAACTCGACGATCCATTTCGTCTTTACGGTCCAAATTCATCTTGATTCTTCGCTTATACCCAGGCTTAACTTTCTTTTTCTTCTTCTTGATCATTCCAATCATGGTTGGATCAAGCTTATCATGTTTCTTCTTGTGGGTTGCCCGCCGATTACGATCATAAGTATCAACTACTTCGTGATCCTTAACAGCCTTGGGTTTGAACTTGATGCCCATAGATTCGAGTTCAGCAATTTCATCCTCTTCGTCAGGCGTATACAAGGTAATTGAAATCCCTGACATCCCGTTTCTACCCGTTCTACCAACCCGATGAATAAAGAAGTCCAAGTCATCAGGAATATCGTCATTGATGACGTGAGAAATACCTTCGATATCAATTCCCCGAGCGGCTAAATCAGTCGCAACAACAAACTGAAATTCTAGTTTTTTAATTCGGCGCATTAATTGCTTTCTCTCACGAGGCTGAACACCACCATGAATCATAGCAACCTTTAATCCCTGGCCCTTTAAAAACTCAGTAATTTCTTCAACTCGACGCTTAGTATTTGCAAAGACCAACACCAGGTAAGGTTCACCAATGGTCAAAAGCTCATAAATCAATTGATTTTTGTCCTTACCCTTAGTTGAAATTAGCCAATTATCAATAGTTGGACTAATAATCGTGGATACTGGAATCTCTTCTACGACCGGATTGTTCATATATTTCTTAAGGAATACATTAACTTTTTGAGGGATAGTTGCAGAAAAGACCATCATCTGGACTTCTTTACCAAAACTAGACGCAATCTTATCAACAATATCCAAGAAGCCCATATCTAAAGTCATATCTGCTTCATCAACAACAAATTGTTGGGCATTATGCACATCAAGATGACGACCGGAAATTAGATCCCAAATTCTACCTGGAGTTCCAATTACGACGTCTGGTTGCTCATGTTTTAACTTCTCAATTTGCCGATTTTTATCAGTTCCGCCAACGTATGAACCAATTGTAATTTGGTGTTCTGAGTGTCCTGCAAGCTGTTTGGCATCCTCAATGATTTGGTATGCCAACTCACGACTAGGCGTTGTAATTACCGCTTGAGTTGTTTTTACTTCAGGATCAAGTTTGTTAAAAATTGGTAGTAAAAACGCGTGAGTCTTACCACTACCAGTTGCAGACTGACCAACCAAATCTCTTCCAGACATTACGATTGGAATTAATTTTGATTGTGCAGCTGTTGGTTGTTTAAAGCCCTTTTCTTGCAACGCTGATAACAAGAAAGGCTTTAATTTAAAATCTGAAAATTCTGTCATATACTCTCCTATTTGCTTTCCGAAACTAACTTATCTAATCGGGCAACAAATTCTTTAATTTGGTCTTCGTTCTCAACAACAGCACCACTAGCCAATTCATGGCCACCACCGCCATATTCCTTAGCGAGTTCATTAATTGCTGGTCCTTTTGAGCGCAATCGAATTCTGAATCCGCCGTCTTTTTGCTGAACGAAAATTGCCCAAGAAACAACTTCTTTAATTCTTCCTGGAAGTGGGACCACTGCCGAAGTGCTCTCATCCCCCAAATTAAATGGCTCCAAAACCTCATCTGATAATACTAGGTAAGCTGCGCCACTATCGAGAATGTTTAAATTTGAATAAACATAGGCTGATAATCTAGCCAGTGGGATATCAATCTCATCTTCAATCTGGTTTACCTCAGAAGCGCTAAAGTTATATTCTGTAAGTTTGCTAGCAACCGCTAACGTGTGAGATGAAGTGGCAGGATACATAAACCTACCAGTGTCACCAACAATCCCAGCATATAACAATCTTGCGGCTTCGTCTGGCATCGTCAATTCAGAATGATTAGCATCGTAAAAATCATATACTAACTCTGATGTGCTCGAAGCTTGATCCTCTACCCACTGAATATCGCCAAAAGCGTCATCATTTGGATGATGGTCAATCTTGATCATTGATTTGCCTTGATTATACCGATCATCATCTACCCGAGGCTGATTAGCAGTATCCACAACAATTACCAAAGCATCTTTGTACTGATCATCAGCAACTTCATCAACAGTTCCTAACCAAGCAAAGCTTGAGTACTGCTTACCGACACAAAGGACATTTTTCTCAGGAAATGAAGCTTTCAAAATTTGAGCCAAACCCATTTGAGAACCAATTGCATCTGGGTCTGGGCGCTTGTGCCTGTGAATAATGATAGTTTGGTATTTTTTTATTGTATTGAGAATTTCTGTTTTTTCAGCCATTTTTTTACCTCTCGCCATTTAATAGAACACTTAAGTATATCTTATCTAACCGATAAAGTGAACGCAAACTTATTGAAATAAATCCAAATCAATATTTTCATAGCTCAAATCATCTAGGTTAGTAAGGGTTATCCCAAGTAATCTAACACCTCGTTCTTCTGTTACAGGAGGCACATCCTCTAAGAGCTGGACTGCTAGATTAAGAAATTCGGTATCATCATTATCCAAGTATCTATCAAAACTAACCCTTTTTGTGTAGGTTGAAAAATCCGTAAACCTAATTTTCAAAACTAGCGTCTTGCCGTGTTTCTTCTGTTTGATTACCGCTTCCGTAACCAGTTTAGCAATTTTACCAAGGGCAGCATGAACTTCTTCATCAGACAGTAACGGCGGTCCATACGTCCGTTCCTTACCAATTGATTTACGAATTCTATTTGCCTCAACAGGCCGGGGATCAATTCCTCTAGCACGTTCATAAAGAATGTAGCCGAACTTTCCAAAATTTTTAATTAAGTCTAATTGGCTCCACTTTAATAAATCATCCCCATTATTGATTTTCAACTCGTGCATTTTAGGAACAGTTTTTTTGCCTACGCCTCGGAATTTTTCAATCGGTAGCACCTTTAAAAACTCCAAAGCATCCTTCTGATCAATAATTGTCATCCCTGACGGCTTAGCGTAATCTGACGCTTCTTTAGCTAAAAATTTAGAATATGAAACACCAACCGAGCAAGTTAGATGAGTCATATTCCAAATTTTTGTTTGGATTTCCCTACCTACTCGAATTGGGTCTTTAATATCTTTTTTATTATTAGTGACATCTAAATAAGCCTCATCTAGGGCATATGATTCAACTATGTCTGTGTATTCATTAAAAATTTCATGAATCATCGCAGAGTACTTTCGATAAAAGTCAAACCCCGAAAATCTAAATACCGCCGCTGGGCATAACCTAAGTGCTTCCATTGAACTCATCGCTGAATGAATTCCGAACTTTCGAGCATTATAGTTTGCGGTTGAAACCACACCACGCCCACCAGTTTTTCTAGGATCTTTAGCAACCACTAATAGCTTAGTTTTTAGGCTGGGGTCTAATAACTCTTCGATTGAAGCATAAAATGCATCCATATCAACATGAATAATTTTCCTGTTGTCTTTTTCCATATTTATCAACTCACACTAAGTATACACAAACGTATGTTCTTTTCCAAGCAAAAAAATAAGCCCAAAGGCTCATTTTCAATTGACTATTTAGTTTCTTCAGAATCTTTAGTATCTGGTTCTTCAGCTGCTGGTTTTTCATCAGTAGCAGCTGGTTGAGAACTTTCAACGTTATCCTTAGGTTCAGCTGGCTTAGCAGCTGCATTTGCTTGGTTACCTCTATCAGATGCAACTGGTGCACCAACAGCTGGTTGTTTGATTGAAGCAATAGCGTTCAAATCAAATACCAAGTAAATTCCGTCACAGTCAAGCGTTACAGTTTTGTCAGTTGTGTTAACTTCATCAACGATACCATGTAAGCGGCCAATCGTTACGACTTGATCTCCAGGCTTTACCTTAGAGAGCTCTTCGCGACGCTTTTGTTCTTGCTTACGTTGTGGTCGAATCATAAAGAAGTACATTAAACCAAACAAAACAACAATCATTAAGATCGAGTATACAGAACTATTCAACAATTTCACCCCGCTTATTCATACTATTAACTGTACCAAATTAACATGAAAAGGTCTACACCTAAAAGTTTTTTGGATTTGGCTTGTTATATCCATATTGTTCAAAAACTTCAGCCCGTAAGTCCAACAAGTTGTCATCAATGATTGCTTGTTGAACCCGTTTCATCAAGTGAATTAAATAATGAAGGTTATGAATCGAACATAATCTCATACCAAACGCCTCATCCGTTTTCATTAGGTGACGAATATAAGCCCGTGTATAATTTCGACAAGCATAACAGTCACACTGATCATCCATTGGTGTGAAGTCTCTGGCGTACTTAGCATTTTTGACAACCAACCTACCATGAGAAGTCATTACCGTACCGTTTCTGGCAATTCTAGTAGGTAAAACGCAGTCAAACATATCAACTCCACGAATCACGCCATCAATCAATGAGTCGGTTGCTCCGACACCCATCAAATATCGTGGCTTGTCTTCTGGTAACAAAGGGGCCGTAAAGTCTAAAACTCGATTCATTTCTTGCTTTGATTCGCCAACTGATAGTCCGCCGATTGAATACCCAGGAAAATCTAAACTTACAAGGTCCTCAGCAGATTGCTTTCTTAAATCTTCAAATCCAGCTCCCTGAACAATTCCGAACAGCCCTTGCCAATCAGGATTTTTATGAGCTTTAAGGCCACGTTCAGCCCACCGAGACGTCCGTTCAACTGATTTTTTTACGTAGTCATAACTTTCAAAGTATGGTGGGCATTCGTCCAAACTCATCATGATATCTGGACCTAACGCATTTTCAATCGCCATAGCTTTTTCAGGGGATAAGAACATTTTTGATCCGTTGATTTCGTTCTTGAACGTCACCCCATCTTCGGTTATATCCCGATTCTTAGCTAGTGAAAACACTTGAAAGCCACCAGAATCAGTTAAGATTCCCTTATCCCAATTCATAAATTTGTGCAAGCCACCAGCCTCTTCAACAATATCTTCACCCGGGCGGACCCATAAGTGATAGGTGTTTGCCAAAATAATTGTGGCCCCCATGTCATCAAGTTCCTCAGGTGCAAGGGTTTTAACTGTGGCCTGGGTTCCAACTGGCATAAAAATTGGTGTTCTAAAGGTACCGTGAGGAGTGGTGATTTCACCAAGCCTAGCACCCGTGTGCTTTTCTTTTTTGATCAGGCGATAGGTTATCGCTGGTTGCATAAAAGCATCCTCCTAAATTAATAAATGTACATTGCATCGCCGAAGCTAAAGAAACGATACTTCTCATCAATCGCATGCTCGTATGCATTCAAAATGTTGTCACGTCCAGTGAAGGCAGCAACTAACATAACAAGCGTGGATTTTGGTAGATGGAAGTTTGTGATAAACGAATCAACGACCTTCCACTCATATCCTGGTTTGATAAATATGTCTGTCCATCCTGAGTCCGGATGAATTTCTCCGTTAAACTTTGAGCCAACAGTTTCTAGTGTTCTTATTGACGTCGTCCCAGTGGCCACAATCTTTCCACCACTATCTCTAACTTTATTAAGGGTGCGAGCAGCCTCTTCACTGAGACGATAAAATTCACTATGCATTTTATGATCTTCGATGTTTTCTTCATCCACTGGTCGAAATGTCCCAAGACCAACGTGTAACGTTAAATAAACAAGCTTAACGCCCTTATCTGCGACCTTCTGCAATAATTCCTTAGTCCAATGCAAACCAGCAGTTGGAGCAGCTGCAGAGCCCATTTCTTTGGCGTAGACAGTTTGGTACCTGTCTGGGTCATCGAGCTTTTCTTTAATGTATGGCGGCAATGGGGTTTCACCAAGTTCTTCTAGAATCTCGATAAAGATTCCATCATACTTAAATTCAATTTCCCTACCCCCATGCTCTAACTCCTTGGTAACGACTGCTTTTAACTTACCATCACCAAAAGTTATCACTGAGCCAACCTTAGCTTTTTTGGCAGGTTTCATTAAAGTTTCCCACTTATCGCCTTCGATATTATGAAGCAGCAGTACTTCCAGATGGCCACCGGTAGATTCTTTCTCACCATAAATTCTAGCGGGCATTACCTTTGAATCGTTCATTACCAAGGCATCCCCTGGATTTAAATAATCTAAAATATCGTAAAAGTGGCGATCCTGAGTTTCACCACTCTCATGATTTAAGACTAATAACCTAGAAGTATCGCGATTTTTAATTGGGGTTTGAGCAATTAATTCGTGCGGTAGGTCATAGTCAAAATCATCTAATGTGTAATGAGTCTCCATGATGTGAGCCTCCCTAATCCTTTGTAGTTGGAAATTCATATCCGAGGTGTTCATATCCCTTTGCGGTTACCATTCGTCCTCTAGCTGTCCGCTTAATCAGACCAATTTGCATCAAATAAGGTTCATACATCTCCGCAATTGTATCGGTTTCTTCACCGATATTTGCTGCCAAAGTATTCAGCCCAACCGGACCGCCGTTGTAAAATTCAATCATTGTTTTTAACAACTTAATGTCAGTATCATCTAAACCGAGATTATCAACCTTTAAGAGATTAAGAGCGTACTGGACAATTTCTAAATCAACTTCTGACTTATCAGATACCTGAGCGAAATCCCGAATCCGTTTAAGCAAACGATTGGCAATTCTGGGAGTTCCCCTTGAACGCAAGGCAACCTCATACGCTGCATCATCAGAAATTGAAATGTTAAATATATCCGCGGTCCGTTTGACGATGTTATTTAAATCTTTGGTTTGGTAATAATTCATGTGTTCCACAATTCCAAATCGATCACGCAATGGAGCTGATAAAGCACCAGCTTGGGTAGTAGCCCCAATCAGTGTGAACGGTGGTAGTGGGAAGTGAACTGGGTGAGCACCGGGACCTTGGCCGACAATTATATCTACATAGAAATCTTCCATCGCAGAGTACAACATTTCCTCAACAATTTTTGGTAATCGATGAATTTCATCAATAAACAAGACGTCGCCAGGTTGTAACTCATTTAAAATTGAAAGTAAATCCCCAGGTTTGTCGATAGCTGGCCCACTAGTCGTTCTAATATGAACTTCCATTTCATTAGCAATTACCATCGCCAAAGTTGTCTTTCCTAGTCCAGGAGGCCCATAGAGTAAAACGTGATCTAAAGATTCTTCCCGTTGCTTTGCAGCCTTGATATATATTTGGAGTTCGTTTTTAATATCGTCTTGACCAATGTACTGATTTAAAAATTGGGGGCGCAGTGACATCTCAATTTTTTCTTCATCATTGTTCTCAACGCCGGATGACACTAGTCGATCATCATTTCCCTCGCTCACAAAGTTCACCTCCTACTTCATTAATAATTTCAAACCTAAACTTAGATATTCATCAGTGGAAAGACCACTCTTTTCAGACATCCCATCCTTGATTGCAGAAATCTGCTTTTCTGAATATCCTAGTGCAGATAGTGCTAACAAGGCGTCTCTCAGTTCTGGACTATCATCAGATAGGTTCGGTTCAGGCTTAACTGGTGAATCCAATAAGTCGCCATCAATATCACCAAGTTTACCTTGCAAGTCCAAAATAATTTGTTGAGCAGTCTTTTTGCCTACACCAGGAAACTTTGTCAAGAACTTCACATTACCTTCATTTACAGCGGCAATTAAACCTGAGCGATCATTACCTGCGAGAATCGCCAGGGCACTCTTAGGGCCAATTCCAGACACTGCAATTAGTTTTAGAAATAGTTGCTTATCCTTGGCATCAAAAAAGCCAAATAACAGCAATGCATTTTCGCTAACTGATTGGTAAACATAAACCCTAACGTGCTCATCACCAACTTTAAACCTGTATGGATCAGCAGTATAGATAAAATAGCCGACCCCACCAGTTTGGACAACGATATGATCTGGTGCAACATCAACGATTGTCCCTTGGATAAATTCAAACATGACATTCCCCTATTTCCAATAAATTAATCAACTAATTGTATCATATTGAAATCGCTAGATAAGCTCTTCTTCAGTGTGATGTGGGTCTTGGATTCGCTTAAACATTTTTTCAATATCTTCATTTGTAAATTTTACTAGGACCGGGCGTCCATGTGGGCAGTTATATGGATTTTCACATTGAGGTAACCGCTCCAGTAATGCTTTAGCTTGCCGTTCATCAAGGTGGTGGTTTGCTTTAATGGCCCGTTTGCAACTCATCATAATGGCTGCCTTTTCCCTAAATGCTGCCACAGAAATTTTATGGTTGGTCAATATCCAATCAATCATTTCTTTAATTGTAGACTCTTCCTGACCGGCCTTAAACCACATTGGGTGCTGGTGAACGATAAAACTATTCTGACCAAAGTCTTCCAGAAATAATCCAAGTTCCCTTAAAACTGGTAATTTATCCATAATTAACAGGTAGTCACTAGTTGAATAATCAAGGATGATTGGTACCAATAGCTTTTGTTGGTCAGGACTGACTTCCCCAATTTTTTGGCGATAATACTCGTAATTAACCCGTTCTTGAGCAGCATGTTGATCAACTAAATACATACCTTCCTCAGTTTCTGCAATTAAATACGTACCATGAATTTGTCCAATGTAGTGAAGGTCAGGAAATCCAGAATCAAACTTAAATTCTTCAACATCAGCTAATTCAGCAACTTCACTAGCTTTCTGTTCTGCCGGAGATTGTGGCCCTGAGATATCTTGAAACGCTGGTAACGATTCCGGTTCGGTTGCTACACGGTTTTCAAACCGACTAACTTCTGGAAGACTCAACTCTCGCTTATTATTAATTACGATTGGTTGATTCAATTCGGGAGCGTCATGAAATTCAGATTTAGGTTCAGTTAACGCTGGTTGAGGAGTTGGTGCTGGTCTAACTGGAGCGGGAGTTGAATCAAAAATATCAACCATTTTTGATTGTTGTTTGAATGGCTCAGACGCATCGGGGATCAACTGCTTATCAGCTAACGCACTTGAAATTGCTTCATAAATTAGCTTTGAGATTTGCCCTTCATCGCTGATCCTAACTTCCTGCTTGGTTGGGTGAACGTTAACGTCAATCAATGCAGGATCGGCCTTAATTTCAATTACTGAGATTGGAAAGCGACCAATCATCAACTTGGATCCATAACCAGAAATTACTGCCTTAGTTAGCCCAAAATTCTTAATGTAACGGCCATTCAAAATAATGGAGATATAGTTCCTTGACGCCCTAGTAAGTTCCGGCAAACTAACATAGCCGTTGACCTCTAAATCTAAATTATCAGCATGAATTTTGACCATCTTGCTAACAGTCTTCATCCCATAAATTGCCCCTAAAACTTGAAGTAAGTTACCCCGACCTGAAGTCCGCAATAGCTCTCTGCCATTACTTGTAAAAGAAAAAGCAACTTCAGGATGACTAACAGCAAGCCGGTTGACCATATCAGAAATCCGTGATAATTCAGTGTTTGGCGAACTCATGTATTTTAGCCTAGCTGGGGTGTTATAAAACAATGAAGAAACCTCAATAGTAGTTCCTTTCCGAGCTGGGGCGGGCTTTTCATTAACTAATTTTCCACCTGCGTAATTAACTTCAATTCCTTGGCCGCCCTCTGAGGTTTGCATTCTGACCTTCGCAACTGAGGCAATTGAAGGTAAAGCCTCACCACGGAATCCCAAACTACGGACCCGAAATAAGTCTCGCTGTTCAGCAATCTTACTCGTCGCATGGCGTAAAAAGGCAGTCTTAACTTCCTGAGGATCAATTCCATTACCATCGTCGACGATTTTGATGAACTTTAACCCTGCATCCTCGACAGTAATGTTGATTTCTGTACTTTTGGCGTCAATCGCATTCTCAACTAATTCCTTAACCACAGAGGCTGGTCGCTCGACAACTTCTCCCGCAGCAATCTGGTTAGCTAATACTGTTGGTAATTCATGGATTTTTGCCATTTTAAATCACCTAATCCTTTTTAATCTTCTGTTGCCATTTATAAACTTGATTCATAATTTCCATTGGTGTTCTTGACATTAAATCAAGTTTTTTCAGTTGTGAAATTACATCAGCTTGTTTTTCGTCAATCTGATCCAGTGGGAACAAGGAAATCTGCTCCTCACTCTGAGGTTCTCGCTCAATATTTTCAACCATGGCGTTTGCTGAGCCATGAACTTCATTTTCGTTATCTTCTTGGAGATTGTCCAAAATCGTGCTAGCTCTTCCAAGCAATGACTTCGGTAGGCCCGCCAATTTAGCAACGTGAATCCCGTATGATTTATCTGCTGGGCCCATCTGAATCTTATGAAGAAACACTAATTCACCATTTGATTCAGTTGCTCCCACGTGAACGTTCTTTAACTGTTTTAAAGACTGATCTAAGGCAGTTAGCTCATGATAATGGGTTGAAAATAGGGTTTTCGCCCCAATATTGTTATGCACATATTCAATGATTGCCTGAGCTAGTGCCATTCCATCATAAGTCGCAGTTCCCCGACCAATTTCATCAAATAGGATCAAACTATTAGGCGTTGCGTTTTCAATGGCATCATCAGCTTCCTTCATTTCAACCATGAAGGTACTCTGCCCCGATATTAAGTCATCTGCGGCACCAATTCTGGTAAAGATCTTATCAAAAATTGGCATCTCAGCGCTTTTCGCTGGGACAAAACAGCCTACCTGGTTCATTATGACTGCCAATGCGAGTTGCCGCATGTAAGTACTCTTACCAGACATATTGGGCCCAGTAATAAGTAACACGTTAGTATCCTCATTCAGGTCAACATCATTAGGAACATACTGTTGATGGCCTAAAACCTTCTCAACCACAGGATGACGACCATCAACAATTTTAACTTCATGACCATCAATTAATTGAGGCTTAATAAACCGGTATTCTTCAGACACAGCAGCAAAGCTTTGAAGGACATCAGTCGTCGCAATTGCATCTGCCAAACGTTGAATATCCTTTATCGCTGCTTTTATTTGATCACGAACCTCGACGAATAATTTGTACTCAAGATTTTTGCTTTGTTCTTGAGCTTCTAAAATCATGGCTTCTTTTTCTTTTAACTCTGGGGTCGAGAATCTCTCCGAGTTTGCTAACGTTTGTTTTCTTTGGTAACGATTCTCTGGAATTTTGGCTAAGTTGGTCTTGGTAACCTCGATGTAGTAACCAAAAACGTGATTAAACCCAACTTTTAGATTATTAATGCCAGTAACTTCACGTTCTTTAGCCTCTAACTCAGCCAGCCAGCGTTGAGCATTATTAGTCGCATCACGGTATTTATCGAGCTGCTCATCATAACCGTCCTTAATGACACCTCCGTCTGTAACAGAAATCGGTGGTTCATCGGCAATTGCCCGGTCAATCAAATCGACGATGTTATCTAAGGGAACTAGCTCCCTTAATAAATCATCAAAATTTTTATCCGCAATCTGCTCAAGAATGTAACGTACCTTAGGCACTTGCATCAGTGACGTTTTTAGTTGGATCATGTCTCGACCATTAACGCTTCCAAATGCAACTCGGCCTGATAGTCGTTCCAAATCATAAACTTTGATTAGTTCATCTTGAAGTTGATTGCGTTCAAAGAAATGTTCCACCAAAACACCGACAATGTTTTGTCTTTGTTCAATTTTTCCTCGATTTACTAACGGCCGTTCAAGCCACTGCTTTAAAGTTCTACCACCCATTGCAGTCTTAGTTTGATCCAACAACCACAGTAAAGTCCCTTGCTTCTTTCCAGTTCGAATATTCCGGACTAATTCTAGATTGTATTGAGAATTATGATCCATCTCCAAGAAATCGGAAGGTTCATACATAACTGCCCGCTTTAAGTGATCTAAACTCCGCTTTTGGGTAGTTTCGATGTATGAAATTAAGAGTGACAGTACTTGTCTTGCAGAATCGCCTTCTGCGTCTTGGCTTAAATAACTAGTTGAAGAGTTGGCTGGCAACAATTCCTGTTTAGAAATCAGAATTCCTAATTTAGTCAAAGTTTCGGTAGCTTTTACAGGCAAATTATCGCCCAGAACGACAGTTTCTTTGCTTGATAGTGAAACTACCTCGTTAATGATTTCATCGATAGAAGTAAGATTAGCAACCTTAAGCTCTCCAGTTGAAAGGTCAGCATAAGCGAATCCATAAGTACCTTCATCGGAATTATAGTAAAGGGCAGTCAAATAATTGTTTTCTTTAGCGTTTTCACTACCAGTTTGGAACTGAGTCCCTGGAGTTACCAATTGAATAACTTCTCGCTTAACCATTCCCTTAGCAAGCTTAGGATCTTCCATTTGCTCACAGATTGCGACTTTATATCCTTGGTCTACCAAGATATCAATGTAGTTCTGCACCGACTTATGGGGCACACCACACATTGGCACTGGGTTCTTTGAGCTTTTATTGCGGTTGGTTAACGTAAGCTCAAGAATTTGTGACCCTTTTATGGCGTCATCGTTGAACATTTCATAAAAATCACCCAGACGGTAGAACAAGAATGCGTCAGGATACTGATCCTTGATTTTTTGATACTGCTCCATCATTGGAGTTACTTCACTTTTTGCCAATCTAAAGTCTCCTTAAAAAAGTCCGTTCTCCATTTGCTTAACGGGTTCAATTTTAGTTGCGTTTCCAGTCTTTTCATCAATGTCTATGATACATCCACAAATGATTCCTCGACTATCTTCATCCACTTTATATCTTGCTGGACGCTGATTTAAAAATCTCTCAATGACACTTTTTTCTTGCATTCCAAGCATTCCATCAGCCGGCCCAGTCATCCCTGCGTCCGTAAGAAAAGCAGTTTTTCCATTGATAATTCTAGCGTCATTGGTTTGAACGTGAGTGTGAGTGCCAACAACTGCAGAAACTTCGCCACTCATATACTTAGCGAATGCTAACTTTTCGCTAGTGGCTTCAGCATGAAAGTCAACAAAGAATGCATCAGCTTCGGATTGTAAAGATTTTACCAGCTCAGTTGCTTCCCTAAAAGGATCATCTAAATTATCTAAAAATACTCTACCTTGAAAATTTAACACAGCAAGCCTGAAACCATTGACATTCATAATGGTATATCCTGTTCCAGGGACGTTTTCTCCCGGAAAATTGTACGGTCTGATCAACCGCTTCGAGTCATCAATAAAATCATTGATTTCGGGGTTGCTCCAAGCGTGGTTACCCAGAGTAACAACATCAACTCCAGATGACATCATTTCTTTGTAACCCGA is from Lentilactobacillus curieae and encodes:
- the ruvB gene encoding Holliday junction branch migration DNA helicase RuvB, with the protein product MSEGNDDRLVSSGVENNDEEKIEMSLRPQFLNQYIGQDDIKNELQIYIKAAKQREESLDHVLLYGPPGLGKTTLAMVIANEMEVHIRTTSGPAIDKPGDLLSILNELQPGDVLFIDEIHRLPKIVEEMLYSAMEDFYVDIIVGQGPGAHPVHFPLPPFTLIGATTQAGALSAPLRDRFGIVEHMNYYQTKDLNNIVKRTADIFNISISDDAAYEVALRSRGTPRIANRLLKRIRDFAQVSDKSEVDLEIVQYALNLLKVDNLGLDDTDIKLLKTMIEFYNGGPVGLNTLAANIGEETDTIAEMYEPYLMQIGLIKRTARGRMVTAKGYEHLGYEFPTTKD
- the ruvA gene encoding Holliday junction branch migration protein RuvA; amino-acid sequence: MFEFIQGTIVDVAPDHIVVQTGGVGYFIYTADPYRFKVGDEHVRVYVYQSVSENALLLFGFFDAKDKQLFLKLIAVSGIGPKSALAILAGNDRSGLIAAVNEGNVKFLTKFPGVGKKTAQQIILDLQGKLGDIDGDLLDSPVKPEPNLSDDSPELRDALLALSALGYSEKQISAIKDGMSEKSGLSTDEYLSLGLKLLMK
- the mutL gene encoding DNA mismatch repair endonuclease MutL → MAKIHELPTVLANQIAAGEVVERPASVVKELVENAIDAKSTEINITVEDAGLKFIKIVDDGNGIDPQEVKTAFLRHATSKIAEQRDLFRVRSLGFRGEALPSIASVAKVRMQTSEGGQGIEVNYAGGKLVNEKPAPARKGTTIEVSSLFYNTPARLKYMSSPNTELSRISDMVNRLAVSHPEVAFSFTSNGRELLRTSGRGNLLQVLGAIYGMKTVSKMVKIHADNLDLEVNGYVSLPELTRASRNYISIILNGRYIKNFGLTKAVISGYGSKLMIGRFPISVIEIKADPALIDVNVHPTKQEVRISDEGQISKLIYEAISSALADKQLIPDASEPFKQQSKMVDIFDSTPAPVRPAPTPQPALTEPKSEFHDAPELNQPIVINNKRELSLPEVSRFENRVATEPESLPAFQDISGPQSPAEQKASEVAELADVEEFKFDSGFPDLHYIGQIHGTYLIAETEEGMYLVDQHAAQERVNYEYYRQKIGEVSPDQQKLLVPIILDYSTSDYLLIMDKLPVLRELGLFLEDFGQNSFIVHQHPMWFKAGQEESTIKEMIDWILTNHKISVAAFREKAAIMMSCKRAIKANHHLDERQAKALLERLPQCENPYNCPHGRPVLVKFTNEDIEKMFKRIQDPHHTEEELI
- the mutS gene encoding DNA mismatch repair protein MutS, which produces MAKSEVTPMMEQYQKIKDQYPDAFLFYRLGDFYEMFNDDAIKGSQILELTLTNRNKSSKNPVPMCGVPHKSVQNYIDILVDQGYKVAICEQMEDPKLAKGMVKREVIQLVTPGTQFQTGSENAKENNYLTALYYNSDEGTYGFAYADLSTGELKVANLTSIDEIINEVVSLSSKETVVLGDNLPVKATETLTKLGILISKQELLPANSSTSYLSQDAEGDSARQVLSLLISYIETTQKRSLDHLKRAVMYEPSDFLEMDHNSQYNLELVRNIRTGKKQGTLLWLLDQTKTAMGGRTLKQWLERPLVNRGKIEQRQNIVGVLVEHFFERNQLQDELIKVYDLERLSGRVAFGSVNGRDMIQLKTSLMQVPKVRYILEQIADKNFDDLLRELVPLDNIVDLIDRAIADEPPISVTDGGVIKDGYDEQLDKYRDATNNAQRWLAELEAKEREVTGINNLKVGFNHVFGYYIEVTKTNLAKIPENRYQRKQTLANSERFSTPELKEKEAMILEAQEQSKNLEYKLFVEVRDQIKAAIKDIQRLADAIATTDVLQSFAAVSEEYRFIKPQLIDGHEVKIVDGRHPVVEKVLGHQQYVPNDVDLNEDTNVLLITGPNMSGKSTYMRQLALAVIMNQVGCFVPAKSAEMPIFDKIFTRIGAADDLISGQSTFMVEMKEADDAIENATPNSLILFDEIGRGTATYDGMALAQAIIEYVHNNIGAKTLFSTHYHELTALDQSLKQLKNVHVGATESNGELVFLHKIQMGPADKSYGIHVAKLAGLPKSLLGRASTILDNLQEDNENEVHGSANAMVENIEREPQSEEQISLFPLDQIDEKQADVISQLKKLDLMSRTPMEIMNQVYKWQQKIKKD
- a CDS encoding TIGR00282 family metallophosphoesterase codes for the protein MRILFIGDVVGNKGMKMIRDYVPALKQEYRPQVTIANGENSTPMGRGINLSGYKEMMSSGVDVVTLGNHAWSNPEINDFIDDSKRLIRPYNFPGENVPGTGYTIMNVNGFRLAVLNFQGRVFLDNLDDPFREATELVKSLQSEADAFFVDFHAEATSEKLAFAKYMSGEVSAVVGTHTHVQTNDARIINGKTAFLTDAGMTGPADGMLGMQEKSVIERFLNQRPARYKVDEDSRGIICGCIIDIDEKTGNATKIEPVKQMENGLF